From Daucus carota subsp. sativus chromosome 6, DH1 v3.0, whole genome shotgun sequence:
GCCTCAGCCTAGGCCTGGTAAAGGTGTCACCAACACTTGCCTTGTTTGTGATCGCAGCCTTCTTGATTCATTCTCTTTCTGCTCCATTGGCTGCAAGGTATGTACAATCTGGTGAACAAGAAATATTGACGATTGCGTATAGCTCTGTTTTAGAGAagtaatccaaaaatattagttttggTTTATGTCAATACCGGAAGTTAGAGAAGAACCATATCAAAATTGTATTGTCAGCTTATAGAATTCATAATCAGTGTATGAGCTAAGTCAACTAGAGTTCATTATAGCAATTGGACCATTAGTTTGTTACTAGTAAATGTCAGAAACAAATGTTAGTATGTAATGTTTCGGATAATATGATTGATTGTTCTTTGTTTTGTCAGATTGTTGGGACGTCGAAGGACTTCCGAAAGAAGAAAATGTCAATGGAGATGGGTGGATCAGACTACTCAGAAGAAGAATCAATGATTGATACTGGAAATGAAGGTGTCAAAAGGATATTCCGGGGATTCACGCCATCGACGCCGCCTCAGATGACCGGAATTTACAGGAGTGCAAAAAGACGGAAGGGAATTCCACATAGATCTCCAATGGGGGGAGGGCTTATCTTGGAATATTGTTGATGACAGAAATTTGGTTAGTGGAGTTGGAATGGAAATATGGAATCAATCCACTTCGAATCCACCAAGAATTACTATAATGTCCTAAGTGTTGTAGCATGATATATACATTTACAGGTACCCTTTACTTTCTAGTTTCTTATAGCAAAGAGAGAACGAAAGACACTTTCTTTATGAAGCAAGAAAGAAAGCAACATGCTGAGCTTTTGTCCATGGAGGCCGGGTGTTGGAAATCCAAGTCAAGTTTGTGTATACAAAAAAGTGAAAGTTACAAAGTATTTGAAAGTAGTAAGCTATACTCCATTCAAATGATTGGAGAGATTGTAATAGAGTTTGATATGGACTGTTTGAGTGTTTAGGATTGTAATGTATAAACTGTGATATGCAGGAGGAGGTGCCTTAACTGTAAATATTCTTAACTAGTGATGGATGAATAGGGATGATACTCCTTTGTGTAACTGTaagataaataaatgaaatgatGCATATTAAGTTACATTGTGTTTTTCATATAGTACggagaaatcaaaagtaaaattCTCGCTGTTCTTGATTTCTCGGgtttttgttatgatttgaGATACCGAATACGTTTTGCTAGATGTTCGTTGCAATTAGTTCTGTCATGAATGCCTTACTGGTTTTGGTGCAACTGAATTTGACTCTACCGTGCATTACTTGTTATGGTTCATACTTGGCTAAGAAAGTTAAGGCAGCTTagcttttttcttttctgtttgGTATTCAATTTTGGTGAATTGGGGTTTATTTTGTTGCATAAAAATGGTGTGCTTGTAAGTTCTTGTTCAACCACACATAATGAAAGCAACATTTCAATGAAGAATAAGAAAGCAATTATGGGGATCTTgggaactcttcatcaccaaaGCTAAAGGTGAGAGTCATGGGCTCATGGGATTTTCTATTAGTTTTTAATAACGACGAATTAGAAAGCAGGCAGAATGGCCCGAGTGTGTGTGGATCATACGACTGTGCTATGTTACACTTCCAGTCTTTTGTTGACCTTTTCTCTGctttgaaattttcatttttttataatttaatgttttttttttttgctatgatTTTTAATGTTGTTGACCATTTGTATATCTTGCAGATGCTTTTAAATCAACTCCGGGTTCTGAAGTTTCcctgatatataaatttattcataaaaaactcAAGAAgtaaaaaatctataaatttattcataaaaatttcAAGAAGTAAAATATCTCAAGAATTCTTCTTGCATTTGACAAAGGTCTTGTATTTGAAAAAGGAAACATATCAAAACGTAAAGCTAAGTTGCAATGTATGTAAATTGCATTATCAATTAACAAAAAAACTACTTCTAAGAAAAGATAAATAGCCAAGACAAGGAACAGTTTACTATTTACTAATTATTGTTTGTTACAAATTTTCTTCTATCACATTCAGATTTCCCATGTCATTTCACGACAAGTACTCCATACAACTCTTACGTTATTTtctgacacacattttaaaatataattttgttaatatttttttaatttttttatgaataaaaatttgatatttaaatttttattcaaaaaataattataaaaaaatattataaaactagatTTTATAGGAGTctagaaaaattataatatccaTGAGGGAGTAGTGGTTC
This genomic window contains:
- the LOC108224863 gene encoding protein RGF1 INDUCIBLE TRANSCRIPTION FACTOR 1, with protein sequence MMLGNENGVKEGDNKWPPWLKPLLGTRFFGQCKNHPSAHKSECNMFCLDCINGALCSMCLSSHKDHRAIQIRRSSYHDVIRVSEIQKYLEITGIQTYVINSAKIVFLNERPQPRPGKGVTNTCLVCDRSLLDSFSFCSIGCKIVGTSKDFRKKKMSMEMGGSDYSEEESMIDTGNEGVKRIFRGFTPSTPPQMTGIYRSAKRRKGIPHRSPMGGGLILEYC